The Borrelia duttonii Ly genomic sequence TCCCCGGACGGCCGCCCAGTGTGCTGGAAGGGCCACAAAAAAGTCAATAAATAATGATTTATACGCATATTATTTATATAAAATACTCAATACTGTAAATAAAAAAAAAGAGAACCTCATGGCTCCCTTTACTAATATTCTTATTTAATAATTTTCACTACAACTTACTTACTAACTTTAGCTTCAACACCTTCTCCTTGCTTAATCTCTCCCAACACCTCATTTATCTCTTTCAATCCCTTATCCACTGTATTCCTGATCGCTATCACCAATGTACTTAATACCTTATTTACTGCACTTGATACTGCTCCATTTACTGCATTTGCTGATTTATCTTCATCCTTTTTAGCCGCAAATTTACCTTCCTTTGCCATTCCTCTTAATGCTATCCCTGCTGCTATTATTGCATCTTTCTTTGCTGTATCCTCTTTAATCTCCTTCTTATCATCAACAGATGGAACAACAGCTATCTCTGCTGCATCTGTTGCTTTTTCAATTCCATTAGTACTATCAGCTTTAGGATCTTCCTTTGATTTTGCAATAGCTTTCAATATATCAGCTCCACTCACTGCTCCTATTGATGCACTTACTTTAGCGGCCTCTGCTTCTTGGGCCCTATCACCATCCTTCTTTCCAAATAATTTACCTATATCTTTTTTGTCTTCAGTAATTATATTATTACCAGCATTACCTTCTTTTTCTCCTAATACTATTTCAACAATCGCTTTTATCCCCTTAACAAGAGAAACAACAGAATCTTTGCTAGCAGCAACTGCATCTTCACCTTTCTTAGCATTTCCTATTATATCACCATTAGCACCTTTACTTGCTTCCTTTGCCCCCTCTTCAATCTTACTTATCTTCCCAATAAATTCCCCTACCTTCTCTCTCACTTTCTCATATTTCCCATTCTCTTCCAAAATCTTACTTAATTTACCTTTCACTATCTTCATTGTATTCTCAATCTTAGTAAAATATGCCCCAATCTCACTCTTCTTTGTATCTGCCTTTATTCCTAATGTCTCCGTAATCATATCCCCAAAACTCACAAATACATCTAAAAATCCTTTCCCTAAATTTACCATCTCACTCAAAAATACTTTCTCTGCATCCTTCACTCCTCCACTATTACATCCCATCATCATCACTATCATCATCATCAATATTATTCCCTTCATTCTCATTCTATCCCACATCTTATCCTCTCTCTTCACTCTCTCTCACTCTCTCTATGCCTCTCTTCCCTTTTATTTTTTCTGTTTTTTTTACTTGCATCCTACTTTTATCTATAAAAACTAATAAGCAACAAACAAATGAATAATGAAAAACAAATGACAACAAAATAATAAATATTTATTTAACATAATAAAAAAAGATACTAAGCATCTAACTCTTAGTATCTTACCGTTATAATTTTATTTATCTTATTTTATTATTTAGTCATATCATTATTATTAG encodes the following:
- a CDS encoding variable large family protein produces the protein MWDRMRMKGIILMMMIVMMMGCNSGGVKDAEKVFLSEMVNLGKGFLDVFVSFGDMITETLGIKADTKKSEIGAYFTKIENTMKIVKGKLSKILEENGKYEKVREKVGEFIGKISKIEEGAKEASKGANGDIIGNAKKGEDAVAASKDSVVSLVKGIKAIVEIVLGEKEGNAGNNIITEDKKDIGKLFGKKDGDRAQEAEAAKVSASIGAVSGADILKAIAKSKEDPKADSTNGIEKATDAAEIAVVPSVDDKKEIKEDTAKKDAIIAAGIALRGMAKEGKFAAKKDEDKSANAVNGAVSSAVNKVLSTLVIAIRNTVDKGLKEINEVLGEIKQGEGVEAKVSK